A stretch of the Mycobacteroides immunogenum genome encodes the following:
- the ftsZ gene encoding cell division protein FtsZ, translating to MTPPHNYLAVIKVVGIGGGGVNAVNRMIEHGLKGVEFIAINTDAQALLMSDADVKLDVGRDSTRGLGAGADPDVGRKAAEDAKDEIEELLKGADMVFVTAGEGGGTGTGGAPVVASIARKLGALTIGVVTRPFSFEGKRRSGQAELGITSLRESCDTLIVIPNDRLLQMGDAAVSLMDAFRSADEVLLNGVQGITDLITTPGLINVDFADVKSVMSGAGSALMGIGSSRGDGRALKAAETAINSPLLEASMEGAQGVLMSIAGGSDLGLFEINEAASLVQESAHPEANIIFGTVIDDSLGDEVRVTVIAAGFDAGGPSRKPITPGGAAAPGTVAPGKAGTVNGGHSNGTSIFDTIDAQSLPRDTNGSTVTLGGGDEDDVDVPPFMRR from the coding sequence ATGACGCCTCCACACAACTACCTCGCGGTGATCAAGGTCGTCGGCATCGGAGGCGGCGGCGTCAACGCCGTCAACCGCATGATCGAGCACGGCCTCAAGGGGGTCGAGTTCATCGCGATCAACACCGACGCGCAGGCGTTGTTGATGAGCGACGCCGACGTCAAGCTGGACGTCGGCCGCGATTCCACACGCGGTCTGGGCGCCGGTGCCGACCCCGATGTGGGCCGCAAGGCCGCCGAGGACGCCAAGGATGAGATCGAGGAGCTGCTCAAGGGCGCCGACATGGTCTTCGTCACGGCGGGTGAGGGCGGTGGTACCGGTACCGGTGGCGCGCCCGTGGTCGCCAGCATCGCGCGCAAGCTCGGTGCGCTGACCATCGGTGTGGTCACCCGGCCGTTCTCCTTCGAGGGCAAGCGTCGCAGCGGCCAGGCCGAACTGGGCATCACCTCGCTGCGCGAAAGCTGCGACACCCTGATCGTGATCCCCAACGACCGCCTGCTGCAGATGGGCGACGCCGCGGTTTCTCTCATGGACGCGTTCCGCAGCGCCGACGAGGTTCTGCTCAACGGTGTCCAGGGCATCACCGATCTGATCACCACGCCGGGACTGATCAACGTCGACTTCGCCGACGTCAAGAGTGTCATGTCCGGGGCGGGCAGCGCCCTGATGGGTATCGGCTCGTCGCGCGGTGATGGTCGCGCGCTCAAAGCCGCTGAGACCGCCATTAATTCGCCGCTGCTGGAGGCCTCCATGGAGGGCGCTCAGGGCGTGCTGATGTCCATCGCCGGTGGCAGCGACCTGGGCCTGTTCGAGATCAATGAGGCCGCGTCGTTGGTGCAGGAGTCGGCGCACCCCGAGGCGAACATCATCTTCGGAACCGTCATCGACGACTCTCTCGGCGACGAGGTGCGGGTCACCGTCATCGCCGCCGGGTTTGACGCGGGTGGTCCCAGCCGCAAGCCGATCACCCCGGGTGGGGCCGCGGCACCTGGCACGGTGGCCCCCGGCAAGGCGGGAACGGTCAACGGTGGGCACTCCAATGGCACCAGCATCTTCGACACCATCGACGCGCAGAGCCTGCCCAGGGACACCAACGGTTCCACGGTGACGCTCGGCGGTGGCGACGAGGACGATGTCGACGTGCCTCCGTTCATGCGGCGATAA
- the pgeF gene encoding peptidoglycan editing factor PgeF has translation MGFRVRRVTTTRRGGVSRAPFDSFNLGDHVGDDPDAVAANRSRLAGALGVPDDHVIWMQQVHGDHVHRVEGPGTEVIPETDALVTTEPGIALAVLTADCVPVLFADAAAGVVAGAHAGRVGAKLGIVARTIDAMVAAGAQVERISAFLGPAVSGRHYEVPADMAADVEQALPGSRTTTAAGTPGLDLRAGIARQLSGLGVTAIDIDPRCTVEDADLFSYRRQPRTGRLASVIWLG, from the coding sequence ATGGGTTTTCGAGTTCGGCGCGTCACCACCACTCGCCGTGGCGGAGTGTCGCGTGCGCCGTTTGACAGCTTCAACCTCGGCGATCACGTCGGAGACGATCCCGACGCGGTGGCGGCGAACCGGTCACGGCTCGCCGGTGCGCTGGGAGTGCCCGACGATCACGTGATCTGGATGCAGCAGGTCCACGGTGACCACGTGCATCGTGTCGAGGGCCCCGGCACGGAGGTGATTCCGGAGACGGACGCGCTGGTGACCACCGAGCCGGGTATCGCGCTGGCGGTGTTGACCGCCGATTGTGTTCCTGTGTTGTTCGCCGACGCGGCCGCGGGTGTCGTCGCCGGTGCGCATGCCGGCCGAGTGGGCGCCAAGCTCGGCATCGTGGCTCGGACCATTGATGCCATGGTGGCGGCCGGGGCTCAGGTGGAGCGCATCTCGGCCTTCCTCGGGCCCGCGGTCAGTGGTCGCCACTACGAGGTGCCCGCGGACATGGCTGCCGATGTTGAGCAGGCACTGCCGGGTAGTCGTACCACCACCGCGGCGGGTACCCCCGGCCTGGACCTGCGTGCCGGAATCGCCCGGCAGCTCTCCGGATTGGGCGTGACCGCGATCGATATCGACCCGCGATGCACGGTGGAAGACGCCGATCTGTTCAGTTACCGGCGGCAGCCGCGCACCGGCCGACTGGCATCGGTTATCTGGCTCGGCTGA
- a CDS encoding YggS family pyridoxal phosphate-dependent enzyme, giving the protein MTRTEELSAALTSVRERIRAAAAAVGRDPDEIQLLPITKFFPASDVEELYRLGCREFGESRDQEAAAKVAQLNQAGHTDIRWHMVGNLQRNKAKSVANWAYSVHSVDNSRLLSALDSARRAAEESAPLQVYLQLSLDGDTVRGGVDIADVAEIDRLCAEVVASEHVELAGLMALPPREADPDQAFRRLQQEHERVRQRYPQARRLSAGMSNDLEAAIKYGSTCVRVGTALMGQRPLTSR; this is encoded by the coding sequence ATGACGCGCACCGAGGAATTGAGTGCGGCACTGACCTCAGTGCGGGAACGGATCCGGGCCGCGGCGGCCGCGGTCGGCCGCGACCCGGACGAGATCCAATTGCTGCCGATTACCAAGTTTTTCCCCGCCAGCGATGTCGAGGAGCTGTACCGGTTGGGCTGCCGGGAGTTCGGGGAATCCCGGGATCAGGAAGCCGCGGCAAAGGTGGCCCAGTTGAATCAGGCCGGGCACACCGATATTCGCTGGCACATGGTGGGGAATCTGCAGCGCAACAAGGCGAAATCGGTTGCCAACTGGGCGTATTCGGTGCACTCGGTGGACAACTCGCGGCTGCTGTCCGCGTTGGACAGTGCACGCCGGGCAGCGGAGGAGAGCGCGCCGCTGCAGGTGTATCTCCAGCTCAGCCTGGACGGCGACACCGTGCGGGGCGGAGTGGATATCGCCGATGTCGCCGAGATCGACCGACTGTGCGCGGAGGTGGTCGCCAGCGAGCACGTGGAGCTTGCCGGACTGATGGCGCTGCCGCCTCGGGAGGCAGATCCCGACCAGGCCTTTCGTCGGCTCCAGCAAGAACATGAGCGCGTCCGGCAGCGCTATCCGCAGGCGCGTCGTTTATCGGCGGGAATGTCCAACGACCTGGAGGCCGCCATTAAATATGGGTCCACTTGTGTGCGTGTCGGAACGGCGTTGATGGGGCAACGACCGCTAACGTCACGGTAG
- a CDS encoding cell division protein SepF, which yields MSTLHKVKAYFGMAPMDDYDDEYYDDVDAPAPRRAPVEDRRYPRRGERFADDAEYGYDEPGYRAGGPSGYADEDRFVSRHAPSREFDRPAPRLGSLRGSAPTRGALAMDPRRAAIFDEGSPLSKITTLRPKDYSEARTIGERFRDGTPVIMDLVSMDNADAKRVVDFAAGLAFALRGSFDKVATKVFLLSPADIDVSAEERRRIAESGFYSYQ from the coding sequence ATGAGCACGCTGCACAAGGTCAAGGCCTACTTCGGCATGGCTCCAATGGACGACTACGACGACGAGTACTACGACGACGTCGACGCTCCCGCGCCTCGCCGTGCGCCCGTCGAGGACCGCCGGTACCCGCGTCGTGGCGAGCGGTTCGCCGACGATGCCGAGTACGGCTACGACGAGCCCGGCTACCGCGCGGGCGGCCCGAGCGGGTACGCGGACGAGGATCGCTTCGTCTCCCGTCATGCGCCGTCGCGTGAATTCGACCGTCCGGCACCGCGTCTGGGCTCCCTGCGGGGCAGCGCCCCGACCCGTGGCGCGCTTGCCATGGACCCGCGCCGCGCCGCGATCTTCGATGAGGGCAGCCCGCTGTCGAAGATCACCACGCTGCGCCCCAAGGACTACAGCGAGGCCCGCACCATTGGTGAGCGCTTCCGCGACGGCACCCCGGTGATCATGGACCTGGTGTCGATGGACAACGCCGACGCCAAGCGGGTCGTGGACTTCGCGGCCGGTCTGGCCTTCGCGCTGCGCGGTTCGTTCGACAAGGTCGCCACGAAGGTATTCCTGTTGTCACCAGCCGATATCGACGTCAGCGCCGAGGAACGCCGCCGGATCGCCGAGAGCGGCTTCTACTCCTACCAATAG
- a CDS encoding DUF899 domain-containing protein, translating to MKTPAIVSAQEWETAHRAMLVEEKAFTRARDALAAKRRRMPWTEVDTSYRFAGPEGPVNLLDLFRGRRQLIVYRAFVDPGTGDWPEHGCVGCSLMADHIGNLAHLNARDTTLVYVSRGSQPDLARIKSRMGWQIPWYTMVPESTFDTDFGVHDWHGHNAFIRDGDRAYRTYFINNRGDEAFNNTWTFLDMTALGRQEMWEDSPEGYPQSPAYEWWDWHDQYGAHQPSRWFGDPDPDDPHDPRPH from the coding sequence ATGAAGACACCCGCGATCGTGTCGGCACAGGAATGGGAGACCGCACACCGGGCGATGCTCGTGGAGGAGAAAGCATTCACCCGGGCCCGCGACGCGTTGGCCGCCAAACGCCGCCGCATGCCGTGGACCGAGGTGGACACCTCCTATCGATTCGCGGGCCCCGAGGGTCCGGTGAACCTACTCGATCTTTTCCGGGGACGCCGCCAGCTCATCGTGTACCGCGCGTTCGTCGACCCGGGCACCGGCGACTGGCCCGAACACGGATGCGTCGGCTGCTCGCTGATGGCGGACCACATCGGCAACCTGGCCCACCTCAACGCCCGTGACACCACCCTGGTGTACGTCTCGCGCGGGTCCCAGCCCGACCTGGCGCGCATCAAAAGCCGCATGGGATGGCAGATCCCTTGGTACACCATGGTTCCCGAGAGCACCTTCGACACCGATTTCGGTGTACACGACTGGCACGGGCACAACGCGTTCATCCGGGACGGCGACCGCGCCTATCGCACCTATTTCATCAACAATCGCGGCGACGAGGCCTTCAACAACACCTGGACGTTCCTGGATATGACGGCGCTGGGCCGCCAGGAGATGTGGGAGGACTCGCCGGAGGGTTACCCGCAGTCCCCCGCATACGAATGGTGGGACTGGCACGACCAATACGGCGCACACCAGCCGTCACGATGGTTCGGCGACCCGGATCCCGACGACCCGCACGATCCACGGCCCCACTAA
- a CDS encoding ArsR/SmtB family transcription factor — MTAVIDDDLWAAVGDPTRRRVFDLILTDGMATATTLSDRLPVTRQAVTKHLAVLDKAGLVHATASGREKQYRANTEQVARIAEQLTAVGAAWDRRLARIKQIAESLQGIEKTE; from the coding sequence ATGACAGCGGTCATCGACGACGACCTGTGGGCCGCGGTCGGCGACCCCACCCGTCGGCGGGTATTCGACCTCATCCTCACCGACGGAATGGCGACCGCCACCACATTGAGCGATCGCCTTCCTGTGACGCGCCAGGCCGTCACCAAACACCTCGCGGTCCTCGACAAGGCCGGCCTGGTCCATGCCACCGCCAGCGGACGGGAGAAGCAATACCGCGCCAATACCGAGCAGGTCGCCCGTATCGCCGAGCAGCTCACCGCGGTGGGTGCCGCGTGGGACCGGCGACTGGCGCGGATCAAGCAGATCGCCGAGAGCCTGCAAGGCATCGAAAAGACCGAATAG
- a CDS encoding SRPBCC family protein, with protein sequence MSYERIERELHIEAAPEVVFSVISRPEHMKQWWPDEAEFAPVPGATGAISFDGEEPGQIHVFGLTLVDVDPPRRFSFRWCYPEGHTANPENSLLVTFELTPEGTGTRVRMIEAGFRDQGRTDDEIVEQYEAHEEGWARHLPRLAPCVDALASRS encoded by the coding sequence ATGTCATACGAACGGATCGAGCGGGAGCTGCACATCGAGGCGGCCCCGGAAGTCGTCTTCTCCGTCATCAGCCGGCCCGAACATATGAAGCAGTGGTGGCCCGACGAGGCCGAGTTCGCCCCGGTACCCGGCGCGACCGGTGCGATCTCCTTCGACGGCGAGGAGCCCGGCCAGATCCATGTCTTCGGGCTCACTCTCGTCGACGTGGATCCGCCACGGCGGTTCTCGTTCCGTTGGTGTTATCCGGAAGGGCACACCGCGAACCCTGAAAATTCGCTGCTGGTGACATTTGAGCTCACTCCGGAGGGCACCGGAACCCGGGTACGCATGATCGAGGCCGGATTCCGCGATCAGGGCCGCACCGATGACGAGATCGTCGAGCAGTACGAGGCACACGAGGAGGGCTGGGCGCGGCACCTCCCCCGCCTCGCGCCGTGTGTGGACGCGCTGGCGAGCCGGTCATGA
- a CDS encoding YggT family protein, with protein MTLFFEIIGYALLLFCLLLFARIVIETIQSISRDWHPRGVTVVILELIFTITDPPVRLLRRLIPPLSLGAVRFDLSITLLLLVGFFGMKVAFVMAAG; from the coding sequence TTGACTCTGTTCTTTGAGATCATTGGTTACGCGCTTTTGCTCTTCTGTTTGCTGCTGTTCGCGCGCATAGTGATCGAGACTATTCAGTCCATTAGCCGTGACTGGCACCCACGCGGTGTCACGGTGGTCATTTTGGAGCTCATCTTCACCATCACCGACCCGCCCGTGCGGTTATTGCGTCGTCTCATTCCGCCGCTCTCGCTTGGTGCGGTGCGATTCGATTTGTCCATTACTTTGCTGCTTTTGGTCGGATTCTTTGGCATGAAGGTGGCCTTCGTGATGGCGGCTGGCTAA